One Pyrenophora tritici-repentis strain M4 chromosome 5, whole genome shotgun sequence DNA window includes the following coding sequences:
- a CDS encoding Dimer-Tnp-hAT domain containing protein, producing MLPVTDVDPNEPLSAYGVDSLVAVELRSWILKELSVQETLGAAVSQATTFESQFFESQTEEEGAAEGSQAGTAATTEASVDTEPDNGDNFDGINWDRLPRFMKPLTTGRRVKSWIFQHGYRVVELYDQNRVWFVCKYCHIHKVIDTGGSGVFDVSKATSSAAAHLGLQKRGHGFTKDGLKPRRTGQQLSLRQTLETGVAVSQEAANAMGNFNIQQFREVAVFCLLDNNLPMELLARPSFREMISLANPEAEAALWVSPRSVATYAMRLFQYMQPQIVCALSEAASKIHISFDGWTTKGGKRGFFGVVAHFANASGVIQDLPIALPHLAGSHTGDAIADTIKKTLQEYSIGSDKLGYFVLDNAANNDTAVSSLAHAYDFNAAHRRLRCGPHTLNLIGQAIIFGSNQEAYNNNNDEQLQTEEVYMQEWRQEGPLGVLIDVINHIKMLPFRTTLLGIGPMLLGRMFYNLHFHSFAVIFQTAANAELPARERLHVLEPVKPVVTRWNSYYAAFKRATQLQAAYNSYAEHYINALSLEDRRACQRGNKLPEAPSWMRSTGLTAADWAVITEYQDCLEPLKLATEKLEGRGKAGKYGAIYETIPVFEYVLGALEARTRSYEQVDFNPPDAPEDHLFVNLRAAWSKANDYYNKLDRSPAYYAATCLHPYYKYYCENSWVDKPEWLTSANAGFLQLWQSYKPQRTRPLSQTTAKPRHRGIDDVIGALVRRNKAQVEAAHDDEYERWRTQEPEWTSEQYLSDGHPVKYWIQLRSKYPCLSQFAIDILTIPASSCDCERLFSELGDLLEPRRRALGSELLAALQLVRSWRRAGFDGLYNNGDDEDKWSDVKDEEIVQQYDIEGWSTTP from the exons ATGCTACCAGTTACTGATGTGGATCCTAATGAGCCGTTATCTGCGTACGGTGTGGACAGCTTGGTGGCCGTGGAGCTGCGCAGTTGGATATTGAAGGAGTTGTCGGTGCAA gaaacccttggcgccgccgtaagccaggccacaacgtttgagtcgcaatttttcgagtcgcaaacagaggaggagggtgcggctgagggcagccaggctggtacagcagcaacaacagaggctagtgttgatacagagcctgataatggcgataactttgacggcattaactgggatcgcctccctcggttcatgaagcctcttacaactgggcggcgcgtcaagagttggatctttcaacatggatatcgcgttgttgagctctacgatcagaatcgagtgtggtttgtatgcaaatactgccacatccacaaggtcattgacactggcggcagtggagtttttgacgtatcaaaggccacctcctcagctgcagctcatcttggccttcagaaacgaggccatggctttacaaaagacggcctgaagcctcgaagaacagggcagcaactctctctacgacagacgctggagactggtgttgcagtctctcaagaggctgccaacgcgatgggcaacttcaacatccagcagtttcgtgaagttgcagtgttctgccttcttgataacaacttgccaatggagctacttgcaaggccgtcctttcgcgagatgattagccttgcaaacccagaggcagaggcagctttgtgggtaagtcctcgcagtgtagctacctacgcaatgcgcctcttccaatatatgcagccacagattgtctgcgctctgtcagaagctgcaagcaagatccacataagctttgatggttggacgacaaagggtggcaagcgtggattctttggagtcgttgcacactttgctaacgcctctggagtgatacaagatctccccatcgccctcccacatctcgcaggctctcatactggtgatgctatcgctgatacaattaaaaagacgctccaagaatacagtattgggagtgataaactcggctacttcgtcctcgacaatgctgcaaacaacgatactgcagtctcctcgctcgcccacgcgtacgacttcaacgctgctcaccgacgcctccgctgcggccctcacacgcttaaccttattggccaggcaattatctttggcagcaatcaagaggcgtacaacaacaacaacgacgagcagctccaaacagaggaggtgtACATGCAGGAGTGGCGTCAAGAAGGGCCCTTAGGTGTACTTATCGACGTTATCAACCATATAAAAATGTTGCCATTCAGGACTACCCTTCTTGGAATCGGCCCGATGCTTCTTGGCCGAATGTTCTACAaccttcactttcactcCTTTGCCGTCAT cttccaaaccgccgccaacgccgagttgccagctagagagcgcctccacgtacttgagcctgtgaagcctgttgttacacgctggaactcttactacgctgccttcaaacgcgcaactcaactccaggcagcatacaactcttacgctgagcactacattaacgcactctcccttgaagatcgccgcgcttgtcaacgtggcaataaactccctgaagcacctagttggatgagatcaacaggacttacagctgctgattgggcggtgataacagagtatcaggactgcctagagccgcttaagcttgctacggagaagcttgagggtcgcggaaaggcaggcaaatacggcgctatatatgagactattcctgtatttgaatacgtacttggcgcgctcgaagcccgtacgcgctcgtacgagcaagttgacttcaacccacctgatgcgcctgaagatcacctctttgttaacctccgcgccgcctggagtaaggccaacgattactacaacaagctcgatcgatcgccagcatactacgctgctacctgcctccatccatactacaaatactactgcgagaacagctgggtggataagccagaatggctaacatcagccaacgctggcttcctgcagctctggcagtcgtataagcctcaacgtacacgtcctctatctcaaacaactgcaaaaccaaggcatagaggaatagatgatgtgattggcgccctcgtacggcgcaacaaggctcaggtagaggctgcccacgacgatgagtacgagcgctggagaactcaagagccagagtggacaagcgaacagtatcttagcgatggccacccagtcaagtactggattcaattacgctcaaaatacccgtgtttaagccagtttgcgattgatatactcacgataccagcatctagttgcgactgcgagaggctctttagcgagcttggcgatttacttgagccgcgccggcgagctcttggcagcgagttacttgctgcccttcagcttgtacgttcgtggagacgagctggctttgacggcttgtacaacaacggtgatgatgaagataagtggagtgacgtcaaagatgaggagattgtacaacagtacgatatagaaggctggagtacaacaccataa
- a CDS encoding Polyketide synthase module protein has product MGRELIERYAVFRKALEKADNCISSLGSDWSIIGNEDKLLKDDLNSQVDKAEISMPLCCALQIALVCLLRSWNVHPTAVVGHSSGESAAAFAAGALDMRSAIAVQYYRGLLTGRLAGTRSTKGSMMAAGLSLEDAERYLSKVTSGKAVVGCHNSPLSVTLSGDADAIDELEILLKVDGVFTRKLNVPTAFHSHHMSHDATEYLKYLEECFTTPQDPLLTHLSSSVTGGWCEKASDFGPEHWVDYMLKPVRFADALSKLCSERPWDEMFKKGQKAVDVLIEIGPHGALAAPIRQSLQVAQFKDLQIGYISALKRNENAVHTMHDLAGFLWTRGYPVNLAVVNSTETQHNRPQFLTGLTPYPWNYQSKLRAESSIAKRYRLRPVGPDELIGFLDTSCDLSNPSWTNNFESEKLFHDGEQFKAQEDTVTFVKLDIGAETCDPSFEAGSFDLVVAYQVFHDCRDIKLALENVSRLLKPGGKLLFAETTMPPLDMRLCLAIHPSWYIGSEPERKLNPYLSIQQWVSLLSEAGFGSIDGKLRDCESDDHHSIHLMQATRLHSNSDSAENYSSNLQASCFTQMWRPDIDLIPSSQIKDLICNRIMKSSDHLPLDLLEYVCLVYMSQTLTWLEQAENLQHAQSGHWQLYAQWIRSCMEQHPSIDPKDPLVEEKMIAARETIASSESGSIVLGMIDLIGKNLRKIFTRETETLQVMVEGDLHRFYRSAFGISANPSIAQYIGLIADKKQGIR; this is encoded by the exons ATGGGCAGGGAGCTCATTGAAAGATATGCAGTATTCAGGAAAGCGCTTGAGAAGGCTGACAACTGCATCTCTAGCCTAGGTTCAGACTGGTCAATTATCGGCAA TGAAGATAAGCTCTTGAAAGACGACCTTAACTCTCAGGTAGACAAGGCTGAGATAAGCATGCCGCTTTGCTGCGCTCTGCAGATTGCACTCGTCTGTCTCTTGCGCTCTTGGAACGTTCATCCTACTGCAGTAGTCGGCCATTCCAGTGGCGAAAGTGCTGCTGCATTTGCTGCTGGTGCCCTAGACATGCGATCGGCCATCGCCGTGCAATACTATCGTGGCTTGCTCACCGGAAGACTGGCGGGTACTCGGTCGACCAAAGGAAGCATGATGGCTGCAGGTCTCAGCTTGGAAGATGCTGAGCGATACCTTTCCAAAGTTACTTCTGGTAAAGCCGTGGTTGGGTGCCATAACTCGCCATTGTCGGTAACCTTATCGGGAGATGCAGATGCCATCGATGAGCTAGAGATACTGTTGAAAGTCGATGGTGTCTTTACTCGCAAGCTCAACGTCCCGACCGCCTTTCACAGTCACCATATGAGTCACGACGCTACGGAATACCTCAAGTATCTGGAAGAGTGTTTCACTACACCACAAGATCCTTTGCTCACACACTTGTCGTCTTCGGTCACGGGCGGATGGTGTGAAAAGGCATCAGACTTTGGACCAGAACACTGGGTGGACTATATGCTTAAACCCGTGCGCTTTGCAGATGCCCTATCGAAGCTCTGCAGCGAGCGACCTTGGGATGAGATGTTCAAAAAAGGACAGAAGGCAGTAGATGTCCTTATCGAAATTGGCCCTCATGGAGCACTGGCTGCGCCGATCCGTCAGTCGTTACAGGTTGCACAGTTTAAAGATCTCCAAATTGGTTACATTTCAGCTCTGAAGCGAAATGAGAACGCGGTGCATACAATGCATGACCTGGCCGGCTTCCTCTGGACTCGCGGCTACCCAGTGAATCTTGCGGTAGTCAACTCTACAGAAACGCAACACAATCGCCCCCAATTCCTTACAGGACTAACACCGTACCCCTGGAACTACCAATCAAAATTGCGAGCTGAGTCCTCTATAGCCAAAAGGTACCGGCTTCGACCAGTCGGCCCTGACGAGTTGATTGGCTTCCTCGATACGAGCTGCGATCTTTCTAACCCGTCGTGGACCAACAATTTTGAATCAGAGAAATTGTTCCACGACGGAGAACAG TTCAAAGCCCAGGAAGACACTGTGACTTTTGTCAAGCTAGATATCGGTGCGGAAACATGTGATCCGTCCTTTGAAGCCGGATCCTTCGACCTCGTTGTAGCCTATCAAGTTTTCCACGACTGTAGGGATATCAAGCTTGCCTTAGAAAATGTATCAAGGCTCCTGAAGCCAGGCGGAAAGCTTCTATTTGCTGAGACGACCATGCCTCCTCTCGATATGAGGCTATGCTTGGCGATCCATCCAAGCTGGTATATTG GTAGCGAGCCAGAACGAAAATTAAACCCTTACTTGTCTATTCAACAGTGGGTATCTCTACTTTCGGAAGCCGGTTTCGGAAGTATCGATGGAAAGCTCAGAGATTGCGAAAGCGACGATCATCACTCTATTCACCTCATGCAAGCTACAAGGCTTCATTCAAACTCGGATTCAGCAGAAAATTACTCCAGCAACCTGCAAGCTTCATGCTTTACCCAAATGTGGCGGCCAGATATTGATCTTATACCTTCTAGTCAGATCAAAGATCTAATCTGCAACCGCATTATGAAAAGCTCTGATCACCTTCCATTGGACCTTCTAGAGTATGTCTGCTTAGTTTATATGTCTCAAACCCTTACTTGGCTAGAACAAGCAGAAAATCTACAGCATGCACAAAGCGGTCACTGGCAACTTTACGCGCAATGGATACGCAGCTGTATGGAACAGCACCCATCGATCGATCCCAAGGATCCCCTCGTGGAAGAAAAGATGATAGCCGCAAGAGAAACAATCGCATCTTCTGAGAGCGGCAGCATCGTTCTTGGTATGATTGACCTGATCGGGAAGAACCTACGCAAGATCTTCACGAGAGAGACCGAGACACTACAGGTCATGGTCGAAGGCGACCTTCACCGATTCTACAGATCTGCATTCGGTATCTCAGCAAACCCCAGCATTGCGCAATACATTGGTCTTATCGCAGACAAGAAACAGGGCATACgctag
- a CDS encoding DDE-3 multi-domain protein yields MPGTGHRLQPAVLQAILDRIAACESDRAISRATGASRNTVAKLRLSLEFWGVPYPPRCVRLGRPSILRQAQREGLQAYLNGSPGAYMDEMRDFLYDEYDVRISLASVYRELEKMRWSRKLATKRAKEQSEPLRRLYLARMAQHYKAEQIVALDESACNERTGDRKYGWSPIGEPVELSHSFRRSERWSLLPAMTIDGYISYKIFQGAITSEILEDFLEFQVLPFCNPHPGPASVIVLDNASIHRSERVRVLCQSAGVLLEYLPPYSPDFNPIEKSFKQLKGWMKRNSAQAENFIDFGVFLEYAAQLVCCNINCRSWFHRCGYPY; encoded by the coding sequence atgccaggcaccggccaccgcttgcagcccgctgttctccaggctatcctcgaccgaattgctgcctgcgaaagtgatcgagccatctctagagctacaggtgcgagccgtaacacagtagcaaagctgaggttgagcttagagttttggggcgtgccttatccgccgcgctgcgttcgacttgggcggccatctatactccggcaagctcagcgcgaaggccttcaggcatacctcaatggctcaccgggcgcatacatggatgagatgagggacttcttgtacgacgagtacgacgttaggataagccttgcgagcgtttaccgagagctagagaagatgagatggtctcgcaagcttgcaacaaagcgggcaaaggagcagagtgagccactccgccgcctctatcttgccaggatggcgcaacactataaggcggagcagatcgttgcgttggacgagagcgcctgcaatgagcgtacgggcgaccgcaagtatggctggtctccaatcggggagccggtggagctatcacacagcttcaggcgatcagaacggtggtcgctgctgccagccatgacgatagatggctacataagctataagatctttcaaggcgcgattacatctgagatcctagaagacttcttagagtttcaagtgctgccgttctgcaatcctcacccagggccagcctcagtaatcgtgcttgataacgcctccatccatcgatcagagcgtgtacgggtgctttgccaaagtgctggagtactccttgagtatctgccgccatactcaccagatttcaaccccatcgagaagagctttaagcagctcaaggggtggatgaaaaggaattcagcgcaagcggagaacttcattgactttggggtctttcttgagtatgcagcgcagctggtgtgctgtaatattaactgcagaagctggttccataggtgtggctatccctattaa
- a CDS encoding Atrophin-1 domain containing protein translates to MFALNVLVGLLAAATVSSSPIAEDTALAARQTTWTCPDIGKSTWGGAPLITAPDAKNSRCCVTGWSYVWGEGREICCRNDPALLEDPTYKYALPCTSEFWTSGGPKIALLRSCNIEDPKNFRCSAECDGVPWLYPTPKPCPAKN, encoded by the coding sequence ATGTTCGCCCTCAACGTCCTCGTCGGCCTTCTCGCCGCCGCCACCGTCTCCTCCTCGCCTATTGCCGAGGACACTGCCCTCGCAGCCCGCCAGACCACCTGGACATGCCCTGACATCGGCAAAAGCACTTGGGGCGGCGCACCGTTGATCACCGCACCTGACGCCAAGAACAGCCGCTGCTGCGTAACGGGATGGTCCTATGTGTGGGGCGAGGGGCGCGAGATCTGCTGCCGCAACGACCCGGCCCTGCTCGAGGATCCGACTTACAAGTACGCGCTGCCCTGCACCAGCGAGTTTTGGACTTCGGGAGGCCCTAAGATTGCCCTGCTGCGGAGTTGCAACATCGAGGACCCCAAGAACTTCCGCTGCAGCGCCGAATGTGACGGCGTCCCCTGGTTGTACCCTACCCCCAAGCCCTGCCCGGCCAAGAACTAA